Proteins from one Mycobacterium sp. EPa45 genomic window:
- a CDS encoding pyridoxamine 5'-phosphate oxidase family protein, translating into MTTWRDVQASAPDFADRVQALFDAHKHKTIATLRADGAPRISGIEATFDDGELTFGSMSNARKGSDLRRDPRFALHTATVDPVDGKEADWPGEAKIAGRAIYTGAIEAGPDGDHFRADISEVVLIHLNETATLLVIQWWAPEQGLRRVERE; encoded by the coding sequence GTGACGACATGGCGGGATGTCCAAGCGTCCGCACCCGATTTCGCCGACCGGGTGCAGGCTCTGTTCGACGCGCACAAGCACAAGACCATCGCGACGCTGCGCGCCGACGGGGCGCCGCGGATCTCCGGGATCGAGGCAACGTTCGACGACGGTGAGCTCACATTCGGGTCAATGTCCAACGCGCGCAAGGGTTCCGACCTGCGTCGGGATCCGCGCTTCGCCCTGCACACGGCGACGGTCGATCCGGTCGACGGCAAGGAGGCGGACTGGCCGGGCGAGGCGAAGATCGCCGGCCGAGCGATCTACACCGGGGCCATCGAAGCCGGACCCGACGGAGACCACTTCCGCGCCGACATCAGCGAGGTCGTGCTCATCCACCTCAACGAGACGGCCACGCTGCTCGTCATTCAATGGTGGGCCCCCGAGCAGGGCCTGCGACGCGTCGAACGCGAATAG
- a CDS encoding DUF4436 domain-containing protein codes for MTSTTPPEAESPAPPPSAASAKRPAGRKAAIVTVVVVILAYLATLFGYWWLSGSAKELEATNEGSGSETVVLITLQALRTVDYKADAKVLVVPADSLVDGKLDVLKEDIAVRLHPWNSLGDLKFPAGAAPAEVTTTIDVNGDVNTWPFDRYKTEGISADLLIGEGEDRKVVPAKVAIVGALQGWDLSSASVAPAPAAKGDGDATQVTFSRALGPLAFDLGIVVVLLTLPTIAIFTSVLVITRRKQFQMPFATWYAAMLFAIVPLRNILPGAPPPGAWIDVSLVLWVIVALVAAMVMVVISWYKQVD; via the coding sequence GTGACCTCCACAACGCCCCCTGAGGCGGAGTCCCCGGCGCCCCCGCCCAGCGCCGCAAGCGCGAAGCGCCCTGCGGGCCGCAAGGCCGCCATCGTCACGGTGGTGGTCGTGATCCTGGCCTACCTAGCCACCTTGTTCGGCTACTGGTGGCTGTCCGGTTCCGCCAAGGAACTCGAGGCGACCAACGAGGGCAGCGGATCGGAGACCGTTGTCCTGATCACGTTGCAGGCGTTGCGCACCGTCGATTACAAAGCGGATGCGAAAGTGCTTGTTGTGCCGGCTGACTCGCTGGTCGACGGCAAACTGGATGTCCTCAAGGAGGACATCGCGGTGCGGCTGCATCCGTGGAACTCGCTGGGCGACCTGAAGTTTCCGGCAGGTGCGGCACCGGCAGAGGTGACGACGACCATCGACGTGAACGGCGACGTGAACACCTGGCCGTTCGACCGCTACAAGACCGAGGGCATCAGCGCCGACCTGCTGATCGGCGAGGGCGAGGACCGCAAGGTCGTGCCGGCCAAAGTTGCGATCGTCGGCGCGCTGCAGGGATGGGACCTGTCCAGCGCCAGCGTGGCACCGGCTCCGGCGGCCAAGGGTGACGGCGACGCCACGCAGGTGACCTTCAGCCGCGCACTCGGCCCGCTGGCCTTCGACCTCGGCATCGTTGTCGTTCTGCTCACCCTGCCGACCATCGCGATCTTCACCTCCGTGCTGGTGATCACCAGGCGCAAGCAGTTCCAGATGCCATTCGCAACGTGGTATGCCGCAATGCTGTTCGCCATCGTGCCGTTGCGCAATATCCTGCCCGGGGCGCCCCCGCCGGGCGCCTGGATCGACGTCAGCCTCGTGCTGTGGGTGATTGTCGCCCTGGTCGCCGCCATGGTGATGGTCGTCATCTCCTGGTACAAACAGGTCGACTAA
- a CDS encoding dienelactone hydrolase family protein — MPGPEADLTGWTEAPFTAAGITHDVYRKGNGPGVVLIPEIPGIHPGGLALGNYLVDNGFSVAMPSLYGTPGAPAMKPSMLPVLARACVAREFAAFATNKDRPVSHYLRALARDVKEKTGSKGVGVIGQCFSGGFALAAAVDDSVLASVLSQPSVPIALTPRHKRDPGMSEGELKVIEKRAAEEGLCALGLRFSEDPMAPAERFKTLKDRLGDAFEVIEIDSSRGNAGGFNRIAHSVLALEVREQDGHPAYEARKRVVQFLKERLT, encoded by the coding sequence ATGCCCGGACCTGAAGCCGACCTGACCGGATGGACCGAGGCGCCGTTCACGGCGGCCGGGATCACCCATGATGTCTACCGCAAGGGCAACGGCCCGGGCGTGGTGCTGATTCCGGAGATCCCGGGCATCCACCCCGGCGGACTGGCGTTGGGAAACTATCTGGTGGACAACGGCTTCAGCGTCGCGATGCCGTCTTTGTACGGCACACCGGGGGCGCCGGCGATGAAACCGTCGATGCTGCCGGTCCTGGCGCGCGCCTGTGTGGCGCGGGAGTTCGCCGCGTTCGCGACGAACAAGGATCGGCCCGTGTCGCACTACCTGCGGGCGTTGGCACGCGATGTGAAAGAGAAGACCGGTAGCAAGGGCGTCGGTGTGATCGGCCAGTGCTTCTCCGGCGGCTTCGCTCTCGCGGCCGCTGTCGATGACAGTGTGCTGGCCTCGGTGCTGAGCCAGCCGTCGGTGCCGATCGCGCTGACGCCCAGGCACAAGCGCGACCCCGGAATGAGTGAGGGGGAGCTGAAGGTCATCGAGAAGCGGGCGGCCGAGGAGGGCCTGTGCGCGTTGGGCCTGCGGTTCAGCGAGGATCCGATGGCGCCCGCCGAGCGGTTCAAGACGCTCAAGGACCGGCTCGGTGACGCGTTCGAGGTCATCGAGATCGACTCGTCGCGGGGTAACGCCGGGGGTTTCAACCGGATCGCCCACTCGGTGCTGGCTCTGGAGGTGCGCGAGCAGGACGGGCATCCGGCCTACGAGGCGCGCAAGCGGGTGGTTCAGTTCCTGAAAGAGCGGCTCACGTAG
- a CDS encoding adenylate/guanylate cyclase domain-containing protein encodes MFSETRYAMNGGLRVAYRASPKADRDIVFVPNWFTNCELAPELPSLQGWVDRMSTLGRLIFFDQPGTGASDPVSPGELPTLEQWADSITAVLDDLGSSEAVLLALPGALPAAALFAATHPSRTAALLALEGLADSSSIPDLAGLNTAIVAMWGTGQFQHAMNPDMPWNEEIRSAWARFERLAASPGTVALMLQLTGEMRVQAILPTVRVPTLVLQHTGNSFITPAMGKYVADQIPGAKYVELSGRNTYHFVEPWRESFNEIAQFLTGEQPTVADDRVLATVLFTDIVDSTRRAADMGDRDWHALLDAHDAIVRAQLTRFRGREVNTSGDGFLAMFDGPQRAIRCAMAIRDAVHTLGIEVRAGLHTGECEVRGEDIGGIGVHIGARVSALAGPDDVLVSSTLRDLVIGSGLKFDERGAHVLKGVPGEWRLFAVAT; translated from the coding sequence GTGTTCTCGGAGACGAGATATGCGATGAACGGCGGCTTGCGCGTCGCCTATCGCGCGTCGCCCAAGGCTGATCGCGACATCGTGTTCGTTCCGAACTGGTTCACGAACTGCGAGCTGGCGCCGGAGCTGCCGTCCCTTCAGGGGTGGGTCGATCGGATGTCGACGCTGGGCCGGCTCATCTTCTTTGACCAGCCGGGCACGGGCGCCTCCGATCCCGTCTCACCCGGTGAGCTGCCGACACTCGAGCAATGGGCGGACAGCATCACCGCGGTGCTCGACGATCTGGGCAGCAGCGAAGCGGTACTCCTGGCGCTACCCGGCGCGCTACCGGCAGCGGCACTGTTCGCCGCGACGCATCCCTCCCGCACGGCCGCGCTGCTCGCGCTCGAGGGACTTGCAGATTCGTCGAGCATCCCCGATCTCGCCGGACTGAATACGGCCATAGTCGCCATGTGGGGAACCGGGCAGTTCCAGCACGCGATGAATCCGGATATGCCATGGAACGAAGAGATTCGGTCGGCATGGGCTCGATTTGAACGCTTGGCAGCGAGTCCGGGAACCGTCGCTTTGATGCTGCAGCTGACGGGGGAAATGCGCGTACAAGCGATCCTCCCGACCGTCCGTGTCCCCACCCTGGTCCTTCAACACACTGGCAACTCATTCATCACACCCGCGATGGGCAAATACGTCGCTGACCAGATACCCGGAGCGAAATACGTTGAGCTATCAGGGCGTAACACCTATCACTTTGTGGAACCGTGGCGGGAGTCGTTCAACGAGATCGCCCAATTCCTCACCGGCGAGCAGCCCACCGTGGCCGACGACCGTGTTCTTGCCACCGTGCTGTTCACCGACATCGTGGACTCCACGCGGCGAGCCGCCGACATGGGTGACCGGGACTGGCATGCCTTGCTCGATGCGCACGATGCGATCGTGCGCGCACAGCTCACCCGTTTCCGCGGCCGCGAGGTCAACACCTCGGGCGACGGATTCCTCGCGATGTTCGACGGCCCGCAGCGAGCGATCCGCTGCGCCATGGCAATTCGCGATGCCGTGCATACCCTCGGCATCGAGGTCCGGGCCGGATTGCACACCGGCGAATGTGAGGTCCGCGGCGAGGACATCGGCGGCATCGGCGTCCACATCGGCGCACGCGTGAGCGCACTGGCCGGCCCTGACGATGTATTGGTGTCCAGCACGCTGCGGGACCTGGTGATCGGGTCAGGCCTGAAGTTCGACGAGCGCGGCGCTCACGTCCTCAAGGGCGTGCCCGGGGAGTGGCGGCTGTTCGCCGTCGCTACGTGA
- a CDS encoding AI-2E family transporter, with the protein MNTEFTVTQKRALAVITLVAVLLGAYFLRHYFILVVIAAIVAYLFTPLYNRCRRRFGSGLSATLTVLAALATVIIPVGALLTLAVLQISHMVVHVADWVQSADMSTVGNQALTYANHALAKLPFGHFSVTTESVRGTMVTVSQNLGRWLLHALQGAAGGVIGVVTSAIIFLYVLVSLLTNQEQLLTLIRRLNPLGEEVTDLYLAKMGAMVKGTVKGQFIIALVQGLLGAASIYIGGFHNGFFIFAIFLTALSVIPLGSGIITIPFGIGMMFFGNIGGGLFVVLFHIIGVTNVDNFLRPILVPREARLDPALMLLAVFSGIAMFGFWGIVLGPVLMIIIVTTISVYLAVYKGVEMTSHEPPEKRRRLFRRRIQEETQAAADGEPAQD; encoded by the coding sequence GTGAACACCGAATTCACCGTCACCCAGAAGCGCGCGCTGGCGGTCATCACGCTGGTCGCCGTACTGCTGGGTGCCTACTTCCTGCGGCACTACTTCATTCTGGTGGTGATCGCGGCGATCGTGGCTTACCTGTTCACTCCGTTGTACAACCGGTGCCGGCGCCGGTTCGGGTCCGGTCTGTCGGCGACGCTGACCGTGCTGGCTGCGCTGGCCACCGTGATAATTCCAGTCGGTGCGCTGTTAACGCTTGCGGTACTTCAGATTTCACACATGGTGGTGCACGTGGCGGACTGGGTGCAGAGCGCCGACATGTCGACGGTCGGCAATCAGGCACTGACGTACGCCAATCATGCGCTGGCCAAGCTGCCGTTCGGCCACTTCTCCGTGACGACCGAATCGGTGCGCGGCACGATGGTGACCGTCTCCCAAAACCTCGGCCGGTGGCTGCTGCACGCACTGCAGGGTGCCGCCGGTGGGGTGATCGGCGTCGTCACGTCGGCGATCATCTTCTTGTATGTCCTGGTGTCGTTGCTGACCAATCAGGAGCAGTTGCTGACCCTGATTCGCCGGCTCAACCCGCTCGGCGAAGAGGTCACCGACCTCTACCTGGCCAAGATGGGCGCGATGGTGAAGGGAACGGTCAAGGGCCAGTTCATCATTGCGCTGGTTCAGGGCTTGCTCGGTGCAGCGTCGATCTACATCGGCGGCTTCCACAACGGGTTCTTCATCTTCGCGATCTTCCTGACCGCGCTGTCGGTGATTCCGTTGGGCAGCGGCATCATCACCATCCCGTTCGGCATCGGGATGATGTTCTTCGGCAACATCGGCGGCGGCCTCTTCGTGGTGCTGTTCCATATCATCGGCGTCACCAACGTCGACAACTTCCTGCGGCCCATCCTGGTTCCGCGCGAGGCCCGGCTCGATCCCGCGCTGATGCTTCTGGCGGTGTTTTCCGGCATCGCGATGTTCGGCTTCTGGGGCATCGTCTTGGGCCCGGTCCTGATGATCATCATCGTCACGACGATCTCGGTGTATCTGGCCGTGTACAAGGGCGTCGAGATGACGTCGCACGAGCCGCCCGAGAAACGCCGCCGGTTGTTCCGGCGGCGGATCCAGGAGGAAACGCAGGCCGCCGCGGACGGCGAGCCGGCGCAGGATTAG
- a CDS encoding class II fumarate hydratase: MSTDSVVEGEYRIEHDTMGEVRVPKDALWRAQTQRAVENFPISFRGLERTQIRALGLLKAACAQVNKDLGKLSAEKADAIIAAAGEIADGLHDDQFPIDVFQTGSGTSSNMNANEVIASICERNGVTVHPNDDVNMSQSSNDTFPTATHIAATEAAVRHLIPALEVLHESLAGKARQWRTVVKSGRTHLMDAVPVTLGQEFGGYARQVEAGIERVKATLPRLGELAIGGTAVGTGLNAPDGFGAKVVDVLVEQTGLAELRTAKDSFEAQAARDGLVEASGALKTIAASLTKIANDIRWMGSGPLTGLGELQLPDLQPGSSIMPGKVNPVIPEAVTQVAAQVIGNDAAITVGGLSGAFELNVYIPMMARNLLESFTLLSNVSKLFATKCIDGLIAKEEHLRELAESSPSIVTPLNSAIGYEEAAKVAKQALKEKKTIRQTVIDRGLIGDKLTEAELDKRLDVLAMAKVRDGE, translated from the coding sequence ATGAGCACCGACAGTGTGGTCGAGGGCGAATACCGCATCGAGCACGACACCATGGGCGAGGTCCGGGTACCGAAGGACGCCCTGTGGCGCGCCCAGACCCAGCGTGCCGTCGAGAACTTTCCGATCTCCTTCCGCGGTCTCGAGCGCACCCAGATTCGCGCGCTCGGTTTGCTGAAGGCCGCGTGCGCACAGGTGAACAAGGACCTCGGCAAGCTCTCCGCCGAGAAGGCCGATGCAATCATCGCCGCCGCCGGCGAGATCGCCGACGGGCTGCACGACGACCAGTTCCCTATCGACGTGTTCCAGACCGGCTCGGGCACCAGCTCCAACATGAACGCCAACGAGGTCATCGCGTCGATCTGCGAGCGCAATGGCGTGACGGTACACCCGAACGACGACGTCAACATGTCGCAGAGCTCCAATGACACCTTCCCCACCGCGACCCACATCGCGGCGACGGAAGCCGCTGTGCGCCACCTGATTCCGGCACTCGAAGTGCTGCACGAGTCATTGGCCGGCAAGGCCCGTCAGTGGCGCACCGTCGTGAAGAGCGGTCGCACCCACCTGATGGACGCGGTCCCGGTCACCCTGGGCCAGGAGTTCGGCGGTTACGCCCGTCAGGTCGAGGCCGGCATCGAACGAGTGAAGGCGACCCTGCCTCGCCTCGGTGAGCTGGCCATCGGCGGCACCGCGGTCGGCACCGGCCTCAACGCTCCCGACGGCTTCGGCGCCAAGGTCGTCGATGTGCTCGTCGAGCAGACCGGCCTGGCCGAATTGCGAACGGCGAAGGACTCATTCGAGGCCCAGGCCGCCCGCGACGGCTTGGTCGAGGCGTCGGGCGCCTTGAAGACCATCGCGGCGTCGCTGACCAAGATCGCCAACGACATCCGGTGGATGGGATCGGGTCCGCTGACCGGGCTGGGCGAGCTCCAGCTTCCGGATCTGCAGCCGGGCAGCTCGATCATGCCGGGCAAGGTCAACCCGGTCATCCCCGAGGCCGTCACCCAGGTGGCTGCCCAGGTCATCGGCAACGATGCCGCCATCACCGTCGGCGGACTGTCGGGGGCATTCGAGCTGAACGTGTACATCCCGATGATGGCCCGCAACCTGCTGGAGTCGTTCACGCTGCTGTCCAACGTTTCGAAGTTGTTCGCCACCAAGTGCATCGACGGCCTGATCGCCAAGGAGGAGCACCTGCGCGAGCTGGCCGAGTCCTCCCCGTCGATCGTGACGCCGCTGAACTCCGCGATCGGCTACGAGGAGGCCGCGAAGGTCGCCAAGCAGGCCCTGAAGGAGAAGAAGACGATCCGGCAGACGGTCATCGACCGCGGCCTGATCGGCGACAAGCTCACGGAGGCCGAACTCGACAAACGCCTCGACGTTCTCGCCATGGCGAAGGTCCGCGACGGCGAGTGA
- a CDS encoding YihY/virulence factor BrkB family protein, with the protein MDHDTSTTTAPPEVDPDDPRKPESPTDLTKPSAFYVLRKTAREFTADQCTDLAAALTFYAVLSLFPAMVVVVSLLGVFGQGRRTTDAVLGIVDDVLPASAVDSLRPTIQQLVENPSAGVALVLGILGALWSASGFVGAFGRAMNRMYEIEEGRPIWKLRPLQLVLTLAGLVMAAAVTFMLAVSGPVAKSLGNLIGAGDLAVTLWTILRWPVMLIFVVGAVAMLYYASPNIRQPRFRWISVGAALAILVWILASVLFGVYVANFSSYNKTYGTLAGVIVFLLWLWITNLALLFGAELDAELERGRQLQAGLPAERELQLPPRDTRMVEKNEAKDNALIEEGRKLRHSRGRSN; encoded by the coding sequence ATGGACCATGACACGTCGACGACGACGGCCCCGCCCGAGGTCGATCCCGACGACCCTCGCAAGCCCGAGTCCCCGACCGACCTGACCAAACCGTCGGCGTTCTACGTGCTGCGCAAGACGGCGCGGGAGTTTACCGCCGACCAGTGCACCGACCTCGCGGCGGCGCTCACCTTTTACGCGGTGCTGTCGCTGTTCCCGGCGATGGTGGTCGTGGTGTCGTTGCTCGGCGTCTTCGGCCAGGGCAGGCGCACCACCGACGCGGTCCTCGGCATCGTGGACGACGTGTTGCCCGCCTCGGCGGTCGACTCGCTGCGCCCGACCATCCAGCAACTGGTCGAGAACCCGTCGGCGGGCGTGGCGCTGGTGCTCGGCATCCTCGGTGCGCTGTGGTCGGCGTCGGGGTTTGTCGGCGCGTTCGGTCGTGCCATGAACCGGATGTACGAGATCGAGGAAGGCCGGCCGATCTGGAAGCTGCGCCCGTTGCAGCTGGTGCTCACCCTGGCCGGACTGGTGATGGCCGCCGCCGTCACCTTCATGCTCGCGGTCAGCGGACCGGTGGCCAAGTCACTGGGCAACCTGATCGGCGCCGGGGACCTCGCCGTCACCCTGTGGACGATCCTGCGCTGGCCGGTGATGCTGATCTTCGTCGTCGGCGCCGTGGCGATGCTCTACTACGCGTCGCCGAATATCCGGCAGCCCCGCTTCCGGTGGATCAGCGTCGGGGCCGCACTGGCCATCCTGGTGTGGATCCTGGCCTCGGTACTGTTCGGCGTCTATGTCGCGAACTTCTCCAGCTACAACAAGACGTACGGCACGCTCGCCGGGGTCATCGTGTTTCTGCTGTGGCTGTGGATCACCAACCTGGCCTTGCTGTTTGGCGCCGAACTCGATGCGGAACTGGAGCGCGGGCGCCAACTACAGGCCGGGCTGCCCGCCGAGCGGGAACTGCAGCTGCCTCCCCGCGACACCAGGATGGTGGAGAAGAACGAGGCCAAAGACAACGCCCTGATCGAGGAGGGCCGCAAGCTACGGCACAGCCGGGGCCGTTCCAATTGA
- the glpX gene encoding class II fructose-bisphosphatase → MPDARRREAPDRNLALELVRVTEAGAMAAGRWVGRGDKEGGDGAAVDAMRQLVNSVSMRGVVVIGEGEKDNAPMLYNGEEVGNGDGPDCDFAVDPVDGTTLMSKGMPNAISVLAVAERGAMFDPSAVFYMHKIAVGPDAADVIDITAPIAENIKRVAKVKKSSVADLSVCILDRPRHAQLIADVREAGARIRLISDGDVAGAIAACRPGSGTDLLVGIGGTPEGIIAAAAIRCMGGAIQAQLAPTDDDERQKALDRGYDLDRVLQTEDLVSGENVFFSATGVTDGDLLKGVQYSGGGATTQSIVMRSKSGTVRMIEAYHRLSKLNEYSAVDFTGDKTAAYPLP, encoded by the coding sequence ATGCCAGACGCCCGCCGCCGTGAAGCGCCCGACCGCAACCTCGCCCTCGAACTGGTTCGGGTCACCGAAGCAGGTGCGATGGCCGCCGGCCGATGGGTCGGCCGAGGCGACAAAGAAGGTGGTGACGGCGCGGCCGTCGACGCCATGCGCCAGCTGGTCAACTCGGTGTCGATGCGCGGCGTCGTGGTCATCGGTGAGGGCGAGAAGGACAACGCCCCGATGCTCTACAACGGCGAAGAGGTGGGCAACGGCGACGGGCCGGACTGCGACTTCGCGGTCGACCCGGTCGACGGCACCACCCTGATGAGCAAGGGCATGCCCAACGCCATCTCGGTGCTCGCGGTCGCCGAGCGCGGTGCGATGTTCGACCCGTCCGCCGTGTTCTACATGCACAAAATCGCCGTCGGCCCGGACGCTGCCGACGTCATCGACATCACCGCCCCCATCGCCGAGAACATCAAGCGCGTGGCCAAGGTGAAGAAGTCCAGCGTCGCCGATCTGTCCGTCTGCATCCTGGACCGGCCCCGGCACGCGCAGCTGATCGCCGATGTCCGCGAGGCCGGCGCCCGGATCCGGTTGATCTCCGACGGTGACGTGGCCGGCGCGATCGCCGCCTGCCGTCCCGGTTCGGGCACCGATCTGCTCGTCGGCATCGGTGGCACCCCGGAGGGCATCATCGCCGCCGCGGCCATCCGCTGTATGGGCGGTGCCATCCAGGCCCAGCTGGCCCCCACCGACGACGATGAGCGGCAGAAGGCACTGGACCGCGGCTACGACCTGGACCGGGTGCTGCAGACCGAAGATCTGGTCTCCGGGGAGAACGTCTTCTTCTCCGCAACCGGCGTCACCGACGGCGACCTGCTCAAGGGCGTCCAGTACTCCGGCGGCGGTGCGACCACGCAGTCGATCGTCATGCGGTCCAAGTCCGGCACCGTCCGGATGATCGAGGCGTACCACCGGCTTTCGAAGCTCAACGAGTACTCCGCGGTGGATTTCACCGGGGACAAGACCGCCGCATATCCACTTCCGTAA
- a CDS encoding SDR family NAD(P)-dependent oxidoreductase — MTGRVAVIVGGASGIGWATAQTLAAQGACVTIADRNTDLARERARQLGDPHTWAQVEVTDEATVAKLFDDVVAREGALHVVVNCAGFSGFGAITELDAEQFRSVIDVCLNGAFLVIKHAGRHLGEGGALVSLTSLNARQPAIGMSAYCSAKAGLSMLTQVAALELGPRGIRVNAVAPGFVHTPLTEGAAMVPGVVDEYVENTALGRAGTPQDIADAVAFLCSPQSSWLTGEILDLNGGAHLKRYPNIAEHLTRLTNP, encoded by the coding sequence ATGACCGGCCGAGTAGCCGTGATCGTCGGCGGTGCCTCCGGGATTGGCTGGGCGACGGCCCAGACACTGGCCGCCCAGGGCGCATGCGTGACGATCGCCGACCGCAACACCGACTTGGCCCGCGAACGTGCCCGACAGCTCGGCGATCCGCACACCTGGGCGCAGGTAGAAGTCACCGATGAAGCCACGGTGGCAAAGCTTTTCGACGACGTGGTGGCCCGCGAAGGTGCCCTGCATGTGGTGGTGAACTGTGCGGGGTTCAGCGGCTTCGGGGCCATCACCGAGTTGGACGCCGAGCAGTTCCGCTCGGTGATCGACGTCTGCCTCAACGGTGCGTTCCTGGTGATCAAGCATGCCGGCCGCCATCTGGGCGAGGGCGGCGCGCTGGTGTCGCTGACATCGCTCAACGCCCGCCAGCCCGCGATCGGGATGAGCGCGTACTGCTCGGCCAAGGCCGGCTTGTCGATGCTGACCCAGGTCGCCGCGCTCGAGCTGGGCCCGCGCGGTATCCGGGTCAACGCCGTCGCGCCCGGCTTCGTGCACACCCCGCTGACCGAGGGTGCGGCCATGGTTCCCGGTGTCGTCGACGAGTACGTCGAGAACACCGCACTGGGCCGGGCCGGGACGCCACAGGACATCGCCGACGCGGTGGCCTTCCTGTGTTCACCGCAGTCCTCCTGGCTCACCGGCGAGATTCTCGACCTCAACGGTGGCGCACACCTCAAGCGCTACCCCAACATCGCTGAACACCTGACCCGGCTGACGAATCCGTAG
- a CDS encoding DUF4245 domain-containing protein yields the protein MSTPSETGIPPREPKPRLLQDGRDMFWSLAPLIVACIALAGLVGMCSARPNSPRDGVPPPFDAVAALQADAEALPIPIRLPQVPSGWQANSGSRGGIDAGRTDANGQRQRAVTATVGYLAASKLYVSLTQSNADEQPLVDSIHRSMYPTGAQDVDGVKWIVYEGGEDTEPVWTTRLDSQAGPAQVAITGAGSTADFRTLALATQTQKPLPPGR from the coding sequence GTGAGCACCCCGTCCGAGACCGGCATACCGCCCAGGGAACCCAAGCCCCGGCTGCTCCAGGACGGTCGCGACATGTTCTGGTCACTGGCCCCGCTGATCGTGGCCTGCATCGCGCTCGCCGGGCTGGTGGGGATGTGCTCGGCCCGGCCCAACAGCCCCCGCGACGGAGTGCCACCCCCCTTTGACGCGGTCGCCGCCCTGCAGGCCGACGCCGAGGCGCTGCCCATCCCGATTCGGTTGCCGCAGGTCCCCAGCGGGTGGCAGGCCAATTCCGGCAGCCGGGGCGGGATCGATGCCGGGCGCACCGACGCCAACGGGCAGCGCCAGCGCGCCGTCACCGCGACCGTCGGCTACCTGGCCGCGTCCAAGCTGTACGTGAGCCTCACCCAGAGCAACGCCGACGAGCAGCCGCTGGTCGACTCGATCCACCGGTCGATGTATCCCACCGGTGCCCAAGACGTCGACGGCGTGAAGTGGATCGTCTACGAGGGCGGCGAGGACACCGAACCGGTGTGGACCACCCGTCTGGACAGCCAGGCAGGCCCTGCTCAAGTGGCCATCACGGGTGCCGGAAGCACCGCCGACTTCCGTACGCTGGCGCTTGCCACACAGACGCAGAAGCCCCTGCCGCCTGGCCGTTAG
- a CDS encoding nuclear transport factor 2 family protein — protein MTNRQGTNVMPESVDPMTAVRQYVEAFNNADPAAMAAACADPMQILDGMSPHVWQGPTAAEDWWRDVLAEGEHLGASGYRIALGEPRHVDVNGESAYVVVPATMTFALRGKQVTQTGSVYTVALRKVDTEWRLTAWAWAKGA, from the coding sequence ATGACCAACAGACAGGGGACCAACGTCATGCCTGAGTCGGTCGACCCAATGACGGCAGTGCGCCAATACGTCGAAGCCTTCAATAACGCCGACCCGGCAGCGATGGCAGCGGCCTGCGCCGACCCGATGCAGATTCTCGACGGGATGTCGCCGCATGTGTGGCAGGGGCCAACCGCCGCCGAAGACTGGTGGCGGGACGTGCTCGCCGAGGGCGAGCACCTCGGTGCCTCCGGTTACCGCATCGCACTCGGCGAGCCACGGCATGTCGATGTCAACGGCGAGAGCGCCTACGTGGTTGTCCCGGCGACCATGACATTCGCGCTGCGAGGCAAACAGGTCACACAAACGGGTTCGGTCTACACCGTTGCACTTCGCAAGGTCGACACAGAATGGCGTCTTACGGCCTGGGCTTGGGCGAAAGGCGCTTAG
- a CDS encoding alpha/beta fold hydrolase, translating to MFSETRYAMNGDLRVAYRASPAGERDIVLVPNWFTNCEVLPDLPGVREWMEAMTSLGRLILFDQPGSGASDPLPAGAMPTLEQWTDSITAVLDALAISQAALVAYAGAIHTAALFAATYPSRTTAVVLPESIPDGVNRTESMQDVVAVAAAVWGTGLEVEDRGTHQLKGVPREWRLSAVTS from the coding sequence GTGTTCTCCGAGACGCGCTACGCGATGAACGGGGACTTGCGCGTCGCCTATCGCGCATCGCCCGCCGGGGAGCGCGACATCGTCCTCGTCCCGAACTGGTTCACGAACTGCGAGGTGCTTCCCGATCTGCCGGGCGTCCGGGAGTGGATGGAGGCGATGACGTCCCTGGGTCGACTGATCCTGTTCGATCAGCCGGGCAGCGGGGCGTCCGATCCTCTCCCCGCGGGTGCAATGCCGACCTTGGAGCAATGGACCGACAGCATCACGGCGGTGCTCGACGCTCTGGCCATCTCGCAAGCAGCACTGGTCGCATACGCAGGCGCAATCCACACGGCCGCATTGTTCGCCGCAACCTATCCGTCCCGCACGACCGCGGTGGTCTTGCCGGAAAGCATTCCGGATGGGGTGAACCGCACTGAGTCGATGCAGGACGTCGTTGCCGTGGCCGCCGCCGTGTGGGGAACCGGCTTGGAGGTCGAAGACCGCGGTACCCACCAGCTCAAAGGTGTGCCCCGCGAATGGCGGCTGTCGGCGGTCACCTCGTGA